Proteins encoded by one window of Halomonas sp. Bachu 37:
- a CDS encoding CopD family protein codes for MPWLKLLHIIALVIWCGSLIYLPALVTQSMRARVDAGFAQGSPQMPRFFYNSIATPAALLAIFSGTLLFLWYGVLGGWLVLKLMAVMGMVAAHGGLGWWILRLEAGLFKGVKRGCIASGLLASGCIVSVLFLVLAKPMEWS; via the coding sequence ATGCCCTGGCTTAAACTACTGCATATCATTGCGCTGGTGATATGGTGCGGTTCATTGATTTACCTGCCCGCCCTGGTCACCCAGTCGATGCGCGCACGAGTCGATGCGGGCTTTGCCCAGGGCTCGCCGCAGATGCCGCGTTTTTTCTACAACTCCATTGCCACGCCCGCTGCGCTGCTGGCCATCTTTTCCGGCACCTTGCTGTTTTTATGGTACGGCGTGCTGGGTGGCTGGCTGGTATTGAAGCTGATGGCCGTCATGGGGATGGTGGCAGCGCATGGCGGGCTTGGCTGGTGGATCCTGCGCCTTGAGGCGGGTCTGTTCAAAGGGGTCAAGCGGGGCTGCATAGCCAGTGGATTGCTGGCCTCGGGCTGTATCGTGTCGGTGCTTTTTCTGGTCCTGGCAAAACCCATGGAGTGGAGTTGA
- a CDS encoding rhomboid family intramembrane serine protease yields MHPVMLLPHGADTSELRQALWKYRIGHRITQETDGQLLWIADPARQQSMQALVQRWERGEPLVLAGQSAPRTASVALPALRRVPVTAAMILISLVIFALAGVFGDQLIVALTIVPVGVEGGRLAFGTLMESMTSGQVWRLLSPAFLHFGWMHLIFNLMWVWYFGRQVEVMQGSRIMLLLLLVAGIGANLAQYATGTVLFGGMSGVVYALLGHVWLMAWRVPRSGFFVPQMLVVFMLGWMVFTMTDFAAVVGFGNVANEAHLGGLVVGLATGWYHSMRYSSS; encoded by the coding sequence ATGCATCCAGTGATGCTATTGCCCCACGGTGCAGATACGAGCGAGTTGCGCCAGGCCCTGTGGAAATACCGAATCGGGCATCGAATCACCCAGGAAACCGATGGGCAGCTTCTCTGGATTGCCGATCCAGCAAGGCAGCAGTCCATGCAGGCGCTGGTGCAGCGCTGGGAGCGCGGCGAACCCCTTGTGCTTGCGGGCCAATCCGCGCCTCGCACTGCTTCCGTGGCCCTGCCTGCGCTGCGCCGTGTTCCGGTAACGGCGGCGATGATTCTGATTAGCCTCGTCATCTTTGCCTTGGCAGGCGTGTTTGGCGACCAATTGATCGTCGCCTTGACGATTGTGCCGGTGGGCGTGGAAGGCGGTCGGTTGGCATTCGGTACGCTGATGGAAAGCATGACCTCGGGACAGGTATGGCGGCTTTTGTCACCCGCGTTTCTCCATTTCGGCTGGATGCACCTGATCTTCAACTTGATGTGGGTGTGGTATTTCGGCCGTCAGGTGGAAGTCATGCAGGGAAGCCGAATCATGTTGCTGCTACTACTGGTAGCTGGCATCGGCGCGAACCTGGCCCAGTACGCCACGGGAACGGTCCTTTTTGGGGGGATGTCCGGTGTGGTGTATGCGCTCTTGGGCCATGTGTGGTTGATGGCGTGGCGAGTGCCCCGCAGCGGCTTTTTCGTGCCCCAGATGCTGGTGGTATTCATGCTCGGGTGGATGGTTTTCACCATGACCGACTTTGCCGCCGTGGTGGGGTTCGGCAACGTGGCAAACGAAGCCCATCTCGGTGGCCTGGTCGTGGGCCTGGCCACGGGCTGGTATCATTCCATGCGATATTCTTCTTCTTGA
- a CDS encoding DUF2797 domain-containing protein: MAAEVKPGGEVAYTLRAGDHRLPLNERVGTPLSLEWSGAIACTNCGRATRKSFGQGHCYPCFKRLAQCDTCIVKPETCHYHQGTCREPQWGERFCFQPHVVYLANSSGLKVGITRKTQMPTRWLDQGAIQALPILEVDTRLQSGLVEMLFKEQVADRTNWRAMLKGAVAEIDLEAERRHLLALLAPGLAQLRERFGSEAVKEIVNPVLRFHYPVQTFPTKVVSHNFDKQPKVSGTLMGIKGQYLMLDSGVINLRKFTGYEVRVR, from the coding sequence ATGGCGGCTGAGGTGAAGCCCGGCGGCGAGGTGGCCTATACCCTGCGCGCGGGGGACCATCGTCTGCCGCTCAACGAACGCGTCGGTACGCCCTTGTCGCTGGAGTGGAGCGGGGCGATTGCCTGCACGAACTGTGGTCGCGCCACGCGCAAGAGTTTCGGCCAGGGGCACTGTTATCCGTGTTTCAAGCGACTGGCGCAGTGCGATACCTGCATCGTCAAGCCGGAAACCTGCCACTACCACCAGGGAACTTGCCGGGAGCCGCAGTGGGGGGAGCGGTTCTGCTTTCAGCCTCATGTGGTCTATCTTGCCAACTCATCGGGGCTCAAGGTCGGAATCACCCGCAAGACGCAGATGCCGACGCGCTGGCTGGATCAGGGTGCCATCCAGGCGCTGCCGATCCTCGAAGTCGATACGCGGTTGCAGTCGGGCCTGGTCGAGATGCTGTTCAAGGAGCAGGTTGCCGATCGCACCAATTGGCGAGCCATGCTCAAGGGGGCGGTCGCGGAGATCGACCTGGAGGCCGAGCGCAGGCATTTGCTCGCCCTGCTGGCACCAGGGCTTGCCCAGTTGCGTGAACGCTTCGGCAGCGAGGCGGTGAAGGAAATCGTGAATCCGGTACTCCGTTTTCACTATCCCGTCCAGACGTTTCCCACCAAGGTGGTGTCGCACAACTTCGACAAGCAGCCTAAGGTCAGCGGCACCCTGATGGGAATAAAAGGTCAGTACCTGATGCTGGATAGCGGCGTGATAAACCTGCGTAAGTTTACCGGCTATGAAGTGCGTGTAAGATAA
- a CDS encoding YeaC family protein produces the protein MSDMTFDKMISQMTPEIYASLKQAVALRKWPDGRRLTPEQTELCLEAVMRFEVENNVPLDQRVGYLERRTCGADAAGTNVTPEMAGLARNAAE, from the coding sequence ATGAGTGACATGACGTTCGACAAAATGATCAGCCAGATGACACCGGAAATCTACGCCAGCCTCAAACAAGCGGTGGCTCTGCGCAAATGGCCCGATGGTCGGCGCTTGACGCCGGAACAGACCGAGCTTTGCCTGGAGGCCGTTATGCGTTTCGAAGTGGAAAACAATGTGCCGCTGGACCAGCGGGTAGGTTACCTGGAGCGGCGTACCTGCGGTGCTGATGCGGCTGGCACGAATGTCACACCGGAAATGGCTGGCCTGGCCAGGAACGCCGCGGAGTGA